A portion of the Bubalus kerabau isolate K-KA32 ecotype Philippines breed swamp buffalo chromosome 1, PCC_UOA_SB_1v2, whole genome shotgun sequence genome contains these proteins:
- the SYCE3 gene encoding synaptonemal complex central element protein 3 isoform X1 — protein sequence MSMRKPEAQASQEWEWSALPEHVSLSGGALLGSHPATTSCELQMVQATWMAYDMVVMRTNPALAESMRRLEDAFLNCKEEMEKKWQELLSEAKRAQ from the exons ATGAGCATGAGAAAACCTGAGGCTCAGGCCTCGCAGGAATGGGAATGGTCAGCCCTACCTGAGCATGTGAGCTTGAGTGGAGGAGCACTTCTTGGGAGTCACCCTGCAACCACTAGCTGTGAGCTGCAGATGG TGCAGGCCACGTGGATGGCCTACGACATGGTGGTGATGCGCACCAACCCCGCGCTGGCGGAGTCCATGCGGCGGCTGGAGGACGCCTTCCTCAACTGCaaggaggagatggagaagaaGTGGCAGGAGCTGCTCAGTGAAGCCAAGCGCGCGCAGTAG
- the KLHDC7B gene encoding kelch domain-containing protein 7B — translation MVLRSHPFPRPERPQGRAPRAALEGPSHLGVASPSENTELASPPEEDRHGSEELATRAGPGGLEEAGARPQQSHAETEGAAAAGTPSGPRGDRTEEKYPDSLLWGATEPMAPSPPPEQTQLGSSPSPATRRDPQPVPWPRKHSLCEMSQSPKQEASRAAPGAGPRPSGHGQGLGEKQEDTRKLMMFLQRPGGWGVAEGPRKSRASVVALPRWLDLGSCLEALAFAQQHGDPDLAQETYAWMSDNLLHVLRHPSLYRQLSGADRERIVSLRTGRGPAVLGALVLPGLYRASRSGLTRDSPAAEALAVGPAALPPPAYLHVFHPGENSWRPLTKVPQEAPLRGCGLCTLHNYLFLAGGIRGSGAEAVCSNEVFCYNPLTNIWSQVRPMQQARAQLKLVALDGLLYAIGGECLYSMECYDPRADAWSPRAPLPAGAFPVAHDAVACQGDIYVTGGHLFHRLLRYRPTKDVWDECPYSASHRRSSDMVALGGFLYRFDLLRGVGAAVMRYNPVTSSWSRAASLPLPAPAPLRCAVLGNTIYCLNHQVTATFTVSEGTAQFQAKELQPFPLGTKGVLCPFTLTLPARGPLQTAL, via the coding sequence ATGGTTCTCAGGAGTCACCCCTTTCCCAGGCCAGAGAGGCCCCAAGGGAGAGCCCCGAGGGCCGCTCTGGAGGGCCCCAGCCATCTGGGCGTGGCCTCACCCTCTGAGAACACAGAGTTGGCTTCTCCCCCAGAGGAGGACAGGCATGGCTCAGAGGAGCTGGCCACAAGGGCGGGTCCAGGGGGCCTGGAGGAGGCTGGAGCCCGGCCACAGCAGAGTCACGCTGAGACCGAGGGGGCTGCCGCTGCAGGCACCCCCTCAGGCCCGAGAGGGGACAGAACCGAGGAGAAATATCCGGACTCACTGCTGTGGGGAGCCACAGAGCCCATGGCCCCTTCGCCGCCCCCGGAGCAGACCCAGCTTGGCTCTTCACCCTCTCCGGCTACAAGGCGGGACCCCCAGCCAGTCCCGTGGCCCCGGAAACACAGCTTGTGTGAAATGTCCCAGAGCCCCAAGCAGGAGGCCAGCCGGGCGGCACCGGGGGCAGGGCCCCGCCCTTCAGGCCACGGGCAGGGCCTCGGGGAGAAGCAGGAGGACACCCGGAAACTCATGATGTTTCTGCAGAGGCCAGGAGGCTGGGGGGTGGCAGAGGGGCCCCGAAAGTCCAGGGCCTCCGTGGTGGCTCTGCCGCGATGGCTGGACCTGGGCAGTTGCCTGGAGGCACTGGCCTTTGCCCAGCAGCACGGGGACCCTGACTTGGCCCAGGAAACCTATGCCTGGATGAGCGACAACCTGCTTCACGTGCTGAGACACCCCAGCCTCTACCGGCAGCTGAGTGGGGCTGACCGGGAGCGCATCGTGAGCCTGCGCACCGGCCGTGGCCCGGCAGTGCTGGGGGCCCTGGTGCTGCCGGGCCTCTACAGGGCAAGCCGCTCTGGGCTCACACGGGACTCCCCTGCGGCGGAGGCTCTTGCCGTGGGGCCCGCGGCCCTGCCTCCCCCCGCATACCTGCACGTGTTCCACCCCGGAGAGAACTCCTGGCGGCCCCTGACCAAGGTGCCCCAGGAGGCCCCGCTGCGCGGCTGCGGCCTCTGCACTCTGCACAACTACCTGTTCCTGGCGGGGGGCATCCGCGGGTCTGGCGCCGAGGCTGTCTGCTCCAACGAGGTGTTCTGCTACAACCCTCTGACCAACATCTGGAGCCAGGTGCGGCCCATGCAGCAGGCGCGCGCCCAGCTCAAACTAGTGGCGCTGGACGGGCTGCTCTACGCCATCGGGGGCGAGTGCCTGTACAGCATGGAGTGCTACGACCCGCGTGCGGACGCCTGGAGCCCCCGCGCGCCCCTCCCTGCGGGCGCCTTCCCCGTGGCTCACGACGCTGTGGCCTGCCAGGGGGACATCTACGTCACCGGGGGCCATCTCTTCCACCGGCTGCTCAGGTACCGGCCCACGAAGGATGTGTGGGATGAGTGCCCCTACAGTGCCAGCCACCGGCGGTCCAGCGACATGGTGGCTTTGGGGGGCTTCCTGTACCGCTTCGACCTTCTGCGGGGCGTGGGCGCCGCCGTGATGCGCTACAACCCCGTGACGAGCTCCTGGAGCCGGGCTGCCTCCTTGCCactgcccgcccctgccccgcTGCGCTGCGCTGTGCTGGGCAACACGATCTACTGCCTCAACCACCAAGTCACAGCCACCTTCACCGTCTCCGAGGGGACCGCCCAGTTCCAGGCCAAGGAGCTGCAGCCTTTCCCCCTGGGGACCAAAGGGGTCCTCTGCCCGTTCACCCTGACTCTTCCTGCCAGGGGCCCACTGCAGACTGCCCTCTGA